Genomic segment of Myxococcus stipitatus:
GCCGGAACCGCCGCTCGCGCTCTCGCAGCGCGCGCTCCGACTCGCGTCGCTCCAGGGCCATGGAGATGGCGCCCGCCGCGGCGGACAGCAGGTCCACCTCCAGCCGGTCCCACCGCCGCGCCTCCGAGCAGTTGTCGAAGCCCACGAAGCCCGTCAGCACGCCCTGCACCCGCAGCGGCAGCACGAGGATGGAGAGGATGCCCTGCGGCTCCAGCAGCACGCGCTCCACCTCGGGGAAGCCCGAGACGAGCCCCTCGATGACGTCCCCGCGCGACAGCGTCCGCTCCCAGCGCTCCAGGTCCGGGTGCATGTTGAGGCCCTGGAGCGAGGGATTGTCGATTTCCGCTCGCACGCCCGGCGCGCACCACTCCGCGCGCTGGCTGGTCAGCTGCTCCCCCTGGGGGCCCGGGTGCATCTCGAAGACATAGACGCGGCTGGCCCCGGACGCGTGTCCCAGCGACGCCAGCACGGGCCCGTAGATGTCGCCGCCATCGCGCACGGCCAACAGCCGCTGCTGCATCTCCACCAGCGCGGTGAGGTAGCGCTCGCGCCGCGCCAGCGCGCCGTCCGCGGCCTTGCGCTCCGTGATGTCGTTGAGCGTGCCGGACGCGCCCAGCACCTCGCCGTCCTCGCCCACCATCAGCCGCGCGTAGACCTCCACCCACCGGAAGCCCTCGCTGGGGTTCAGGTAGCGCACCTCCGTGCGCACGAACTCCAGCTCCTTCGTCACCAGTCGGCGCAAACCCTCCTGGCTGTGGGGCCGGTCCTCGGGGTGGACGAACTCCAGGAAGGACTTCCCCAGCGACGCCTCCACCGTCTGACCGGTGATTTCCATCCATGCTGGATTGAGGAAGGTCCACGCCCCCCGCGCGTCCGTCTGGAAGACGACCTCCTTCAGGCTGTCGATGACGAGCCGGTACCGGCGCTCATGGGGAGTCCAATCAGGCCTGGTGGGCGACGTCTGCATGTCGAAGCTCGTGCAAGGGAACCACGTCGCCTGGGCAGGGAGTCCGGGCGATGTACAACTATCCAACGATTCAGGATTTCCTGCAGTACAGGCAAGGGGGCTGAGGTGACCCCACGATGGTTGGGATTCAGACCGCGCCCCCTTGGGTGTTGAGCGAGGGCGGGCTGTTGTCTTCCTTCAGGCAGGTGGGGATGCCACCATGCGCCAGCGGAATTCCCCTGAACTCATGTCCTCTGGCGGCGCCCAGCTTTCGATGATGCGTCAGGTGCTCGCGGAACGGGCGGAGGCCCGGTTGAGCGATGCGGCCTTGCGCCTGCTCGTCGAGCAGGCGGCCGAGGTGCTCCTCCTGGTGGATGGGACGGGCCGCGTGCTCGTTTTCAACGCGGAGGCCGGGCGGCAATTCCGCATCGCCGCGCCCTCGAGGGTGGAGCGCGGGGAGCTTCCTGGCTGTGCCTGGGTGCGGGCGGAGGACGGCGCCACGCCGCTGGACGTCTCGCCGCTGACGCGGGCGCTGGCCGGAGAGCCGGTGTTCGAGGAGCGCTGGGGCCTGCGCCGCCCGGACGGCACGGTGGTGGTGCTGCGCGGCGGGGTGTTCCCCGTGTCTCCTGAGGGAGGCGTGGCGCCCGAGGGCGTGCTCCTGCGCGCGAGGGAAGAGGTGCCGCCGCGCCTGGACGCGACGCGCGCGGCGACGCTGCTGGCGGAGGCGGGCGCGCTCCTGGGCGCGGAGCTGGACGCGGAGGCGCGGCTGGAGCCGCTCCTGCGCTTGATGGTGCCCACGCTGGCGGACGCGGGGGTGTTCTTCCTGGGGCTCGCGGGCGAGGCGGTGCGCGCGGCGGCGGCGGTGCACGCGGAGCCGGCGCGGCACGTGGCCCTGGTGGAGATGCTCCGGCGCTATCCGCCGGAGGCGGCGGACACGCGAGGCCTTCCCTCCGTGGCGCTCTCCGGGCGGACGGAGCGGGTGGCGTGCCTGACGCAGGCCCAGCAGGAGGACGTGGCGCGGGACGAGGAGCACGCGCGGCTCTTGCTCTTGTTGGGGCTCACCAGCTACCTGGGCGTGCCACTGGTGGCGCGAGGCCGCGTCATCGGCGCGCTGGCGCTGTTCCGCACCGAGGGCGCCCCGGGCTTTGGCGAGGACGACGAGCAGCTCGCGGAGGAGCTGGCCCGGCGCGTGGCGCTGTCGCTGGACAACGCGCGGCTGCTGAACGAGGCGCGCGAGGCGGTGCGCCTGCGCGACGAGTTCCTGGGCATCGCCAGCCATGAGCTGAAGACGCCGCTGACGCCGCTGCACCTCAAGGTGCAGCTGCTCCAGAAGCAGGTGGAGGTGCTGGCCGCGCACGGCAAGCCCGTGTCCGCGGAGCGCGTGTCGGAGACGCTGGAGGTGGTGCAGCGTCAGGTGCGCAAGCTGACGAGCCTGGTGGACAACCTGCTGGACGTCTCGCGCATCACCGCGGGCCGGCTGAAGCTGGAGCTGGAGGAGATGGACCTGGCCAGCGTCGCGGCGGAAATCCTCTACCGCTTCGCGCCCGCCGCCGCGCAGCACCACTGCTCGCTGGAGATGCACGCGCCGGTGCCGGTGCTGGGACGGTGGGACCGGCTGCGGCTGGAGCAGGTGGTGACCAACCTCCTGTCCAACGCGCTGAAGTACGGCGCGGGGCAGCCGGTGCGCCTGACGGTGGAGGCGGAGGGGCGCACCGCGCGGCTCACCGTGGAGGACGGCGGCATCGGCATCTCCGCGCAGGACCTGCCGCGCATCTTCGAGCGCTTCGAGCGCGCGGTGAGCGACCGGCACTACGGCGGCCTGGGCCTGGGCCTCTACATCACGCGGCAGATTGTGGAGGCCTTCGGCGGCTCGGTGACGGCGACGAGCGAGGTGGGGCGGGGCTCCACCTTCGTGCTGGAACTGCCGCGCGGCGACATCCCCGACGAGTGGCTGAGCGTGACGGAGCCCTTGGCGTGACGCTCAGGCGGCCACGTCGGTGAGCTGGGGCACGACGTGGCGCGGCAGCCGGACGTGGAAGGCGCTGCCCAGCTGCGGCCCGGGGCTCTCCGCCCAGATGGTGCCGCCGTGGCGCTCCACGATTTCGCGGCAGATGAAGAGGCCCAGCCCCAGTCCGCCGTAGTGGCGCGCGGTGGCGTTGGACGCGCGGGCGAAGGGACGGAACAGCCCCGCCAGGCTCTCCGGGGGGATGCCGATGCCCTGGTCCCTCACGTGGACGAGGATGAAGTCCCGCGCCTCCTCCAGCGTCACGTGGACGGTGCCCCCTTGGGGGGAGTAGCGCACGGCGTTGCTCACCAGGTTGGTGAGCACCTGGTCCAGCCGGGGCGCGTCCCAGTCGCCCTCCACGGGGTGCTCGGGCACGCGCAGCTCGAAGGTGATGCCTCCTTCGCCCCGCAGCTCGAAGCGCTCCATCACCTCGCGCAGCACGGGGATGAGGTCCACGCGGTTGCGCTCCAGGTCGAAGCGGCCGCCTTGGATGCGCGCGGTGTCGAGCAGGTCGTCGACCAGCCGGGCCAGCCGCTCGGTCTGCCGGGCCATGGAGCGCAGCGCCTTGAGCAGCCGCTCGCGCTCCGGGAAGTCGGCCGTCTTCTCCAGCCGCTGGAGGGAGAGCGCGGCGAAGCCCTTGAGGGGCGTCAGCGGCGTGCGCAGCTCGTGGCTGGCCACGCTGAGGAACTCTTCCCTGGCGCGCACCGCTTCCTTCAGCTCCTCCTGCGTGGCGCCGGTGCGGTCCGCCATGTCGTTGAAGCCGCGCACCAGCTCGCCCAGCTCGTCGTCCTCCTCCACCTCCACGCGCCGGGTCAGGTCTCCCGCGGCCAGCGCGGCGGTCGCCTCGCGCAGCGTGTCCAGGCGGCGGATGATGTCGCGCGCGACGAGCTGCGAGAGCCCCAGCGCCATCAGCACGCCCAGGAGCACCAGCCCCACCACCGCCGCGCTCATGCGCGTAATCGCCGCGTACGCCACCCCCAGCTCCTGCGTCACCACCACGCTCCACGGGGAGGACTCCACCGGCGCCTCGGCCGTGAGCACGCGCCGGTCCGCCGCGTCGAACGCCTCCAGCACGCCGCCGCCGGGGCGCTCCAATTCCGCGTCCAGCGCCTCGGGCAGGTGGGCCTCGCCCAGGAGCTGCGCGCCCGGGGCGGTGTCGCGGAGGATTTGCTTCCCGCGCCGGTCCAGCACCTGCACGCGGAAGCGCTGGGATGCGGGCGTGGCGGCCTCGCTCAGCCGCTCCAGGGACAGCAGGCCCACCAGCATTCCGCTGTGCGAGCCCTCCAGCTCGAAGGGCAGGGCCACCGCCACCAGCGGCCGGTTGGGCGGGCGGGTGAAGGGGAGGGACAGGGGCAGCTCGCCCGGGAGGGTGGATGGAGGAAACAGCTCATGGGCCTGGAAGCCCCAGCCCTCCACGCCCTCGGACGTGGCGAGCACCTGGGCGCGCTCGTCCAGGGTGAGCGCGGCGTGGAACGTGCGCTCCCTCGAGGCCAGGTTGGTGAGGTAGGGCACCAGCCGCTCCCGCTCCCCGCTGGCGAGCGCCGCGCGGAAGCCCGGCGACTCCAGCAGCAGGTGCAGCGACTCGCGCGAGTCATCCAGGTAGCGCCGCAGGAAGTCCGCCTCACCCGCGGCCGCGTAGCGCGTGTCGTCGCGCACCTGCTGCTCGATGGCCCGCTGGGCCAGGTACGCCGCGAGTCCCCCCAGTGCCAGCAAGGGCACCAGTCCGGCGAAGGCCAGCCCGCGCAGCAGCTTCCACCCCACGGTGCGCGGCGCGCCGGGCCGCCACGGGCTCGCCTGGGCCACGCACGACAGCGCCAGCACGACGTAGACGCTGGCGCCCAGCCACGACGAGCCTCGGGCCAGGGCATAGCCCAGCAGCGTGAAGGGCACGGCCATCGCGAGCATCAGGACGTTGGACGTCCGCGCGGGCAGCCAGCGCGCGGGCACGAGCAGCCCCACGGCGCTGGCGGTGAACAGCAGGCCGATGAGGGGACGCAGCGGCGCCAGGTGCGCGTAGACGGACAGCGGGAAGCGCTCCGGGGCGGAGAGCAGCGCCACGCCGAACGCGGCGCCGGTGAAGGCCACCACGGTGCGCAGGATGGGGCGCCGGCGCATGGACGGCCAGGCCTCCAGCAGCAGGCCCACGAAGAACAGCGGGTACAGGATGGTGCCCGTGAAGCCGCCGGGCAGCACGCTGAGCACCCACCAGTACAGGGCGATGGCCACGGCCAGAAGCGCGCGGCCCCCCAGGTCCAGCCAGCGCGGGGCGCGCGGATACAGGAGCGCCCCCATCAAGGTGATGCTTCCGGCCAGGTACGTGAGCCCCAGCAGCCGGACGTACGGGTACAGCGGCCGGAACGCGGCCATCCGGAACTCGTACGGCACATACGTCATGAGCACGCCGCACATCAGTCCGATGAGCGCGGCGGGCCAGGTGAGGGGCAGCAGCGTCGGTGGGGAGGGCGCCTGAGGTGTACGCGGTGCGGAAAGTGGAGACATCTTCTTCCCGGATTCACGCGTGTCAGGGCCCATGGATACTAGTGCTCCCGCGCGTTTCGTCCGGGGCCTGACACCCGGGACGATGCAGGTGGGACACCGTGCGTCAGGCCACCTCGAGCACCGTCCACTCACGCACCTCGCCAGCCAGCGTCACTTCGATGGTGTCGCCCGCCTTGCGCCCCATGAGGGCCTTGCCCACGGGGGAGGCGGGGGTGATGACGGACAGGAAGCCGTCGCCTCCGGGGCCGGTGAGCTCCGTGCCGGCGCCCACGGGCAGCATGAAGAAGGTGCGCTCGGCGAAGCCCTCCTCGTCCTCGGTGCTCACGTCCACCAGGGCGCCCAGGCCCACGGGGCCCTGGCGGGGAAAGCGGGGCATGGGCCCGCGGCCGAAGTTGGTGAGCGCCTGGAGCTCCTCCTGCACGCGGCGGGCGCGGTGGGCCTGGCCCGTGGCCAGACTGCCGAACTCCAGGGCGGCGCGGCCGTCTTCCTTCTTCTCCGACTCGGTGGCCAGGCTGCGAGCCGCCTCGCGGGCCTCGGCTTCCGCCCGGTGGGCCAGCCTGTCGCTCTGCTGGAGGCGCTCGGCGAGCTGGTGCAACAGAGCCTGCTTGTCGAGTGACATGATGGCACAGGACTGTAGCCCTCCCGGGCAGTCCCTCCAGTTTTCAGCCAGGGCGTCGAATCAGGCATGCTGCCGCCCATGACGCCCCAGGAACTGTCCCAGAAGGCCCGGCAGCTCGTCGCGGATGGCGCGGTGCTGCTGGATGTGCGCACGCCCCAGGAGTTTCAGCAGGGCCACCCGGAGGCCGCCCGCAACATCCCCGTGCAGGAGCTGCCCCAGCGGGTGAAGGAGGTGGGCCCCCCAGGGACCCCGGTGGTGGTGTACTGCGCCGCCGGAGGCCGCAGCGCCGTGGCCGCGCAGATTCTCCGCGCCAACGGTTTCCCGGACGTCTTCGACCTGCGCTCCGTGAACAACTGGTAGTCGCAAGGCCCCCCGCCCGGTGTCCGGAGCGGTGGCGCGTGACATGAGGGGCGGCTTGGAGCAGCGTGGTGCCGCTCCGCCATGAACCGCACCGCTGGCTTCCTCATCGTGGCCCTGTCCGGGATGTGCTTCGGCGCGCTCGGGCTCTTCGGCCGCCTCGCCTATGCGGCGGGCACGGATGTCCCCACGCTCCTCTTCCTGCGCTTCACCGGGGCGGGTGCGGTGCTGGCGTGCGCCATGGTGGCGCTGCGCCAGAGGCTGCCCAAGGGGCGGCTGCTCTGGAACCTCATCCTGCTGGGCGCGGTGGGGTACGTGAGCGAGGCGGCCGTCTACTTCACCGCGCTGAAGTACGCGCCCGCGGGCCTCGTCGCGCTGCTGCTGTACTCCTTCCCCGCGCTGGTGGCGCTGCTCCAGGTGTTCGTCTTCCGCGAGCGCCTGGGCCGGCTCAAGTGGGTGGCGGTGGTGCTGGCCCTGTGCGGCACGGCGCTGACGGCGGACCTGCGGCAGGGCGAGGTGACGCCGCTGGGCGTCTTCCTGGGCGTGTTGTCCGCGGTCATCTACGCCCTCTACGTCGTCTTCAGCGCGAGGGCGGCGGGGAAGGCGGGGCCGCTCGTCTCCAGCACCGTCATCCTCATGTCGGCGGGGCTCACCTTCGGCCTCGCGGTGCTGGTGCGGGGGCCGTCCTTCCCCGCGACGACACAGGGCTGGAGCGCGGTGGCGGGGCTGGCCTTCATCTCCACCGTCGTCGCCGTGCTCCTCTTCTTCGTGGGCATGGCGCGCATCGGCCCGGTGAACACGTCGCTGGTGTCCAACATGGAGCCGCTGACGGCGGTGGTGCTGAGCGTGCTCTTCCTGGAGGAGCGGCTCAGCCTGCGTCAGGTGCTGGGCGGCGCGCTCATCCTCGGCGCCGCCGTGCTGCTGGCCCGCTCCGACATGCCCGGCGCGAGCCTCGGGGCCGCCGAGCGCCAGGCGCCGGGCTGAGGCAGGGCGCCCGGCGCGGCGGCTGGCGCGTCAGTGCGCCACGCGGCGCAGGAAGTGGCTGACGTCGCGCACGAAGGTGTGGGGCAGCTCCGCGTGGGGCGCATGGCCCGTGTCCGGGTAGAGGATGTAGCGCGCGTCGGGCAGCGCATCGACGAGCGCCTGCTGCTGCGCGACGGGGAAGAAGCCGTCCTGGTCTCCGCCCACCACGAGCACCGGCACGCGGATGGAGCCCAGGCGCGCCGAGTGGTCCTCCGCGATGAGCCCATCGAGCGTGTCCTGCCACACGCGCGCGGGGACCTTCAGGCTCTCCGAGACGAGCGTGTCCAGGTACGACGCGGGCACGGGGCGCACGAAGGTGCTCGACTGGAAGTCGCGCACGAAGGCCGGGTCGACGGTGCCGACCTGCTCATCGACGACGGACTTGAGGAACAGGGCCACCTCGTTGCCGGAGACCGTGGGCGCCGAGCCGACCAGCACCAGCGCCTCCACGCGGCGCGGATGGTCCAGCGCCACCTGCTGCGCGATGAAGCTGCCCATGGAGTGGCCCACGATGATGGCGCGCTTCTCACCCACGGCGTCCAGGAAGGCCGCCACGTCCGCGGCGAAGAACGACTGCGTGTAGCAACACGCGGGGCGCGTCGAGTCACCGTGACCGCGCTGGTCCAGCGCGTAGATGTGGAAGTCGCGCGGGAAGAGCGACAGGTTCAAGTCCCAGGTGTGGTGCGAGTCGGTGTAGCCGTGGAGGAAGACGACGGCGGGACCGTGGCGCGAGCCCTGCTCCACATAGCGCAGCGTCACCCCCGTGCGCAGGCGGACGGAGCGCTCGCGAGGCTTCGCGGACGACAGTTCGCTGGACTGCTCCGCGGTCTGCGCCTCCGACGGTGCCGCGGTGGGCTCGGGCTCGGAAGCGGGGCCACAAGCGAGCAGGGGCAGCGTCAGCAGGGCGGCCAGAAGCATCTTCATGGGTGCGTGCCTTGTCGAGACCCGGCGGTTCATCCGCCGTGACATGAATCATTCTACGCCTACCCCTGACATTGTTTTGTCTGTCATGACGTCCGGGGTCCTGTTTGCTCCAGCGTGCGAGGCGAAGCCGACCCGGAGTCCGGGCATTCGTCACTCGGAACGGAAGGTTTCTGCCTGGGCGAAACCCTGTCTCAAACAGGGGGCCTGCGTCATTGAAGCGCGGTGAAGAGTCATTCACTGACAGGCTGAAACGTGATGTCAGGAATGACGGCGCCGGGCCATGGGCCCGAAGTCTGGGCCTGCCTGTGATTGCAGCCCTCCTGCACTGCTCCAGTGACGGCGGCGCATCCCCGGAAGTCGCGGAAATGCGCCTGAAATCGCGCGGCCTCCGAGGGAAGGAACGGGGTCTGTAACCTTTCGTCGGCCTTTTTCGTGGAGGCGTCGAAAGCTCGGGGTTCCTCCCGGGCGACGCGACGGAGGCAGGACATGACGGCGAAGAAGGTGGCGGTGGTGGGTGGCGGTCTGGGCGGTCTGGCGGCGGCGGCGTTGCTGGCGCGGGGCGGGTGCTCGGTGACGCTGTTCGAGCGCTCCAAGCACCTGGGTGGACGCGGGCAGACCTCCGAGGTGGATGGGTTCAAGTTCAACCTGGGACCTCGTGCGCTCGCGGTGGCGGGG
This window contains:
- a CDS encoding HAMP domain-containing sensor histidine kinase, translating into MRQRNSPELMSSGGAQLSMMRQVLAERAEARLSDAALRLLVEQAAEVLLLVDGTGRVLVFNAEAGRQFRIAAPSRVERGELPGCAWVRAEDGATPLDVSPLTRALAGEPVFEERWGLRRPDGTVVVLRGGVFPVSPEGGVAPEGVLLRAREEVPPRLDATRAATLLAEAGALLGAELDAEARLEPLLRLMVPTLADAGVFFLGLAGEAVRAAAAVHAEPARHVALVEMLRRYPPEAADTRGLPSVALSGRTERVACLTQAQQEDVARDEEHARLLLLLGLTSYLGVPLVARGRVIGALALFRTEGAPGFGEDDEQLAEELARRVALSLDNARLLNEAREAVRLRDEFLGIASHELKTPLTPLHLKVQLLQKQVEVLAAHGKPVSAERVSETLEVVQRQVRKLTSLVDNLLDVSRITAGRLKLELEEMDLASVAAEILYRFAPAAAQHHCSLEMHAPVPVLGRWDRLRLEQVVTNLLSNALKYGAGQPVRLTVEAEGRTARLTVEDGGIGISAQDLPRIFERFERAVSDRHYGGLGLGLYITRQIVEAFGGSVTATSEVGRGSTFVLELPRGDIPDEWLSVTEPLA
- a CDS encoding ATP-binding protein; the protein is MSPLSAPRTPQAPSPPTLLPLTWPAALIGLMCGVLMTYVPYEFRMAAFRPLYPYVRLLGLTYLAGSITLMGALLYPRAPRWLDLGGRALLAVAIALYWWVLSVLPGGFTGTILYPLFFVGLLLEAWPSMRRRPILRTVVAFTGAAFGVALLSAPERFPLSVYAHLAPLRPLIGLLFTASAVGLLVPARWLPARTSNVLMLAMAVPFTLLGYALARGSSWLGASVYVVLALSCVAQASPWRPGAPRTVGWKLLRGLAFAGLVPLLALGGLAAYLAQRAIEQQVRDDTRYAAAGEADFLRRYLDDSRESLHLLLESPGFRAALASGERERLVPYLTNLASRERTFHAALTLDERAQVLATSEGVEGWGFQAHELFPPSTLPGELPLSLPFTRPPNRPLVAVALPFELEGSHSGMLVGLLSLERLSEAATPASQRFRVQVLDRRGKQILRDTAPGAQLLGEAHLPEALDAELERPGGGVLEAFDAADRRVLTAEAPVESSPWSVVVTQELGVAYAAITRMSAAVVGLVLLGVLMALGLSQLVARDIIRRLDTLREATAALAAGDLTRRVEVEEDDELGELVRGFNDMADRTGATQEELKEAVRAREEFLSVASHELRTPLTPLKGFAALSLQRLEKTADFPERERLLKALRSMARQTERLARLVDDLLDTARIQGGRFDLERNRVDLIPVLREVMERFELRGEGGITFELRVPEHPVEGDWDAPRLDQVLTNLVSNAVRYSPQGGTVHVTLEEARDFILVHVRDQGIGIPPESLAGLFRPFARASNATARHYGGLGLGLFICREIVERHGGTIWAESPGPQLGSAFHVRLPRHVVPQLTDVAA
- a CDS encoding GreA/GreB family elongation factor translates to MSLDKQALLHQLAERLQQSDRLAHRAEAEAREAARSLATESEKKEDGRAALEFGSLATGQAHRARRVQEELQALTNFGRGPMPRFPRQGPVGLGALVDVSTEDEEGFAERTFFMLPVGAGTELTGPGGDGFLSVITPASPVGKALMGRKAGDTIEVTLAGEVREWTVLEVA
- a CDS encoding rhodanese-like domain-containing protein, with translation MTPQELSQKARQLVADGAVLLDVRTPQEFQQGHPEAARNIPVQELPQRVKEVGPPGTPVVVYCAAGGRSAVAAQILRANGFPDVFDLRSVNNW
- a CDS encoding DMT family transporter, whose protein sequence is MNRTAGFLIVALSGMCFGALGLFGRLAYAAGTDVPTLLFLRFTGAGAVLACAMVALRQRLPKGRLLWNLILLGAVGYVSEAAVYFTALKYAPAGLVALLLYSFPALVALLQVFVFRERLGRLKWVAVVLALCGTALTADLRQGEVTPLGVFLGVLSAVIYALYVVFSARAAGKAGPLVSSTVILMSAGLTFGLAVLVRGPSFPATTQGWSAVAGLAFISTVVAVLLFFVGMARIGPVNTSLVSNMEPLTAVVLSVLFLEERLSLRQVLGGALILGAAVLLARSDMPGASLGAAERQAPG
- a CDS encoding alpha/beta hydrolase, producing MKMLLAALLTLPLLACGPASEPEPTAAPSEAQTAEQSSELSSAKPRERSVRLRTGVTLRYVEQGSRHGPAVVFLHGYTDSHHTWDLNLSLFPRDFHIYALDQRGHGDSTRPACCYTQSFFAADVAAFLDAVGEKRAIIVGHSMGSFIAQQVALDHPRRVEALVLVGSAPTVSGNEVALFLKSVVDEQVGTVDPAFVRDFQSSTFVRPVPASYLDTLVSESLKVPARVWQDTLDGLIAEDHSARLGSIRVPVLVVGGDQDGFFPVAQQQALVDALPDARYILYPDTGHAPHAELPHTFVRDVSHFLRRVAH